Proteins from a genomic interval of Arvicola amphibius chromosome 10, mArvAmp1.2, whole genome shotgun sequence:
- the LOC119825452 gene encoding zinc finger protein 622-like: MATYSCNTCRVAFFDAEVQRAHYKSEWHHYNLRRKVANMAPVTAEGFQERLLAQRAVAEEESKGTATYCKVCCKKFATFNAYENHLKSRRHAELEKAVREVNRQVEMLNEKNLEKRLGADNSVDKDVMNAAIQQAIKAQRSTSPKKVPSVPAERSPRVTGRRGARDPDPAEKPPRLQWFEQQARKLAKQQWEQSEQEEDKEEDWEDIDSDDGLQRENPGLDDEDAEAGKSPPPGAIPVTDCLFCSHHSNSLLKNVAHMTKIHSFFIPDKEYFSDLKGLIKYLGEKVGVGKICLWCNERGKSFYSTDAVQAHMNDKSHCKLFADGDAALEFADFYDFRSSYPDCEEGQDPDETEELSLEKTLECDKETMELILPSGARVGHCSLMRYYRQRFGLPRAVTAARNQKAVGRALQQYRALGCTRSTGAALARERDMQYVQRMKSKWMLKTGMKNNATKQMHFRAQVLF; encoded by the coding sequence ATGGCGACATACAGCTGCAACACCTGCCGGGTGGCGTTCTTCGACGCGGAGGTGCAGCGAGCGCACTACAAGTCGGAATGGCACCACTACAACCTGCGGCGCAAGGTGGCCAACATGGCCCCGGTGACCGCCGAAGGCTTCCAGGAGCGGTTGCTGGCGCAGCGGGCGGTGGCGGAGGAGGAGAGCAAGGGCACGGCCACCTACTGCAAAGTGTGCTGCAAGAAGTTCGCCACGTTCAACGCCTACGAGAACCACCTCAAGTCGCGGCGGCACGCTGAGCTGGAGAAGGCGGTGCGGGAGGTGAACCGGCAAGTGGAAATGCTCAACGAGAAGAACCTGGAGAAGCGACTGGGCGCCGATAACAGCGTGGACAAGGATGTCATGAACGCGGCCATCCAGCAGGCCATCAAAGCCCAGCGGTCCACGTCCCCCAAGAAAGTGCCCTCCGTGCCCGCGGAAAGGTCCCCGAGGGTGACGGGCCGGCGGGGTGCTCGGGATCCGGACCCCGCGGAGAAGCCACCCAGACTGCAGTGGTTCGAGCAGCAGGCGAGGAAGTTAGCGAAGCAGCAGTGGGAGCAGAGTGAGcaggaggaagacaaggaggaAGATTGGGAAGATATTGATTCAGATGATGGATTGCAACGTGAGAACCCTGGACTGGATGATGAGGATGCAGAAGCTGGGAAGAGCCCGCCCCCAGGTGCCATCCCAGTGACAGACTGCTTATTTTGTTCCCATCACTCAAACTCCCTCCTGAAGAATGTGGCTCATATGACTAAAATCCACAGCTTCTTTATTCCggataaagaatatttttcagaTCTGAAAGGACTTATTAAATATTTGGGAGAGAAGGTCGGTGTTGGCAAGATTTGCTTGTGGTGCAACGAGAGAGGGAAATCCTTCTACTCCACAGACgctgtgcaggcacacatgaatGACAAGAGCCACTGCAAGCTCTTTGCAGATGGTGACGCGGCTTTGGAGTTTGCAGACTTCTATGACTTTAGGAGTAGCTACCCAGACTGCGAGGAGGGGCAGGACCCCGATGAGACTGAGGAGCTGTCCTTAGAAAAGACCTTGGAATGTGATAAGGAAACCATGGAGCTGATTCTTCCTTCTGGTGCCAGAGTGGGCCACTGCTCCTTGATGAGATACTACAGACAACGATTTGGCTTGCCAAGAGCTGTGACGGCTGCTCGAAACCAGAAGGCTGTGGGCAGGGCACTCCAGCAATACCGAGCCCTGGGGTGCACGCGCAGCACAGGAGCAGCTCTCGCGCGGGAGCGTGACATGCAGTATGTCCAGAGGATGAAGTCGAAGTGGATGCTGAAGACGGGGATGAAGAACAATGCCACTAAGCAGATGCACTTTAGGGCCCAGGTGTTGTTCTGA